A segment of the Butyrivibrio fibrisolvens genome:
TTATAGTTAAAACCGATCGCCTTAAGGAACATACGAACGTTTCTGTGATCGCCCGTACTATAATGAGAAATTGCATGATAGTCGTATACCATACCGTCATTGATATCATCATATGGATTGGATACAACATCTTCTATACGATAAAAATTATTGTCGGTTGCTTTGATATCATCTATTTTTTCTTTCTTTTCGATATATCTTGCCTGATATTCAGACATAGTCTCGCAGGGATAATATGACGCCTTCACGATCTTCATATGATTTACAAGAAGATCGCATACACACAACATAGCAAGAAGTATGAAAAAAACCTTACTTTTTTTGCAAAAGTATAGCTCTATAAAAATGAACTCTGCCATAAGGATCATAAGACCAATGATGCCTGATTTTAGAGTAAGAAATTCTATGTTCATGACCATGGCGCATATTAATATGATCACTTCAGCTATACCAGTAATAGCAAAAGAGACTGTAAATGCCATTGGAATATCAAAGTCACGAGCGTTTTTGTCCTTAAAATAATTGGAAATACGTGTTTTAAATGATGCTTTTATATTAGTAAAAGCTGTTATCTGGTTTTCTGATGAAATGTATTGTTCTAATATTGTATTAAAAGAAATGGCAGCGCTTGTTATCATCACACCGACAAAAAGGAAAGTATACCTGAATGGATAACCGTTAGGCACATTACCGGCATGCCAGATAAGATCAAGAGGTGATACAAGAAAACTTATAAAAAGTATTGCAAGAAGAAAAACTCCCTGCATTTTGATCTTCTTATCGATTTTTCTGTTCATAAAAAACAGTATAAGAAGAGGAATCATGACAGTACCGCAAAAAAGATGCGGCATACCGAACATTACCTGTTTGCCGTCTATTGTAAAAGTGTATATCTTGGCAAGTACAAGAATCGGATTCGTAATATGTGCATCCTGAAAAAGTTGACATATAAATGAATCGCCGACACTTTTTTCACTAAGTGTAAGTTCCTGATATAAAGGGAGTAACACAGGGCATATTATCAGCATACCTGTAACGAGACCTAATGCTACATTTAGTCCATCTTTGAAGGATATGACCTTAAGAATAAAGCGAAGGACCATCCATATAGCAAAAAAGATGATCATCATACAAGCAGTATAATAGTTGATATAAAACTGAACTGCAGTAAGGATCACAAGATAAAGATACTTCTTCCTCGACCTTGTATCACGCGAATATTCCAAAACCGCCGTTGCAAGAAGCGGGAACATGATGGCAGCATCCAGCCATGAAGGAACCAATACAGATACAAATACCCAAAGTGACATGGCAAAAGAAACAGAGAACGGAATAGTTCTTTTTACACCCACATGGCTTAAGAACACATCCGCAGTAAAAGCCGATAATCCAAGCCTAAGCACCAAAAGAACCGTAAGCACAGCAGGGAATACCTCTATAGGAAACAGCGCATATACGAAATTAAGAGGCGATGACATAGTATAGAAAAAAAGCCCAAGCATCGATCCTCCCATACCCTTGGTACGTGAATATGCAATGCTCGCTTCCCCCATAAGAGCCCGCTTCAAATGAGCATAATACTGAATAAACTCTCGTCTGTTATCGTCATAAAGAAAAGTATTATCCCCAAATGGCGTAATACGCATCATAATGCAAAACAGAGTCATTGCGCATATGGTAATGGCAAATGA
Coding sequences within it:
- a CDS encoding YfhO family protein, producing the protein MSDIVSNKSQGASSSIFEGKAKSHLISFAITICAMTLFCIMMRITPFGDNTFLYDDNRREFIQYYAHLKRALMGEASIAYSRTKGMGGSMLGLFFYTMSSPLNFVYALFPIEVFPAVLTVLLVLRLGLSAFTADVFLSHVGVKRTIPFSVSFAMSLWVFVSVLVPSWLDAAIMFPLLATAVLEYSRDTRSRKKYLYLVILTAVQFYINYYTACMMIIFFAIWMVLRFILKVISFKDGLNVALGLVTGMLIICPVLLPLYQELTLSEKSVGDSFICQLFQDAHITNPILVLAKIYTFTIDGKQVMFGMPHLFCGTVMIPLLILFFMNRKIDKKIKMQGVFLLAILFISFLVSPLDLIWHAGNVPNGYPFRYTFLFVGVMITSAAISFNTILEQYISSENQITAFTNIKASFKTRISNYFKDKNARDFDIPMAFTVSFAITGIAEVIILICAMVMNIEFLTLKSGIIGLMILMAEFIFIELYFCKKSKVFFILLAMLCVCDLLVNHMKIVKASYYPCETMSEYQARYIEKKEKIDDIKATDNNFYRIEDVVSNPYDDINDGMVYDYHAISHYSTGDHRNVRMFLKAIGFNYNSLYDEYTSENTATADSILNIKYILTDEGTVQNSDLFPIAVAIPADTYLPSDEIPDDPFLLQKQIADAFTGCGTNIDEYLEEGNELFVPVTIITSDVSFNDEDQISTMKIDFTPECDGDIYFYLKDLVNTSQNMILSVDGVDISGYGNASSIKIIDIGNRKKGDKVSLTLTAYGPANEADFGTPLIFTENADVLSEYSKLSSSHAAVVSETSPTILTIHIPDTADSDDNTVILLSVPYEPGFIAYKSEDQEPLCVSQVFGALTCIEVPSGYTGDIILDYRIPGLKTGLLLLFIGLLLLLIRYFYPKNHKLI